In Mycolicibacterium sp. TY81, the following proteins share a genomic window:
- a CDS encoding DUF805 domain-containing protein — MTFGQPTEGDQGQPGHDRGAGPIHEYDAAYGHQQDARQPYPPADPFPGSHPGAFWSQPNSGAHDPRDLTLPLYGATFGQAVSRFFRNYANFSGRASRSEYWWPVLASLVAIFVFSMATSAIAAAAVSDSNLASGVAALVTIVFILAIALPSISVSVRRLHDANLSGWMYLLACIPILNYVAWIVIGVLSTNPEGARFDRPRS; from the coding sequence GTGACTTTCGGACAACCGACCGAAGGCGATCAAGGGCAGCCCGGACACGACCGAGGCGCCGGGCCCATCCATGAATACGATGCGGCGTATGGCCACCAGCAGGACGCCAGACAGCCGTATCCTCCGGCCGACCCGTTCCCCGGTTCGCACCCTGGAGCCTTCTGGTCGCAGCCGAATTCCGGCGCTCACGATCCCCGCGACCTGACGCTGCCGCTCTACGGTGCGACCTTCGGGCAGGCAGTGAGCCGGTTCTTCCGCAACTACGCCAACTTCTCCGGGCGGGCCTCGAGGAGCGAGTACTGGTGGCCGGTGCTCGCGTCGTTGGTCGCGATCTTCGTTTTCAGCATGGCGACCAGTGCTATCGCCGCGGCGGCGGTCTCGGATTCGAACCTCGCGTCGGGCGTTGCCGCGCTAGTGACCATCGTCTTCATACTGGCGATCGCCCTCCCGTCGATCTCGGTATCAGTACGTCGCCTGCATGACGCGAACCTGTCGGGATGGATGTATCTGCTTGCCTGCATCCCCATCCTCAACTACGTCGCGTGGATCGTGATTGGTGTGCTGAGCACCAATCCAGAGGGCGCACGTTTCGACCGCCCACGTTCGTGA
- a CDS encoding Fic family protein: protein MRWPAHGSWTYPWVPRGRQGNRDDRTLRDYVAAIPPRIADLAYDPTGATARAHDAALIEVARLEAGWGQYLVPVREFLLRSESVASSRIEQVDAGWRAFGKAAAGGKATAAAQSQLAAVQALGELVASADAGPIELPAILHAHRLLMAPDPYAEEPGLLRSVQNWIGGSDFSPLGASFVPPPPDQVPALMDDLLAFARRDDLPVVAQAAIVHAQFESIHPFVDGNGRIGRALLSAVLRRRSLTRVVTVPVASVMLADTESYFARLGDFRRGDVDALVDYVARAAVYASAAAQESARRLADLPGRWREAARPRAGSADETLINALLQTPILNADTAQNLTGTTDASTYRALGRLVDAGVVEVLSAGSRNRIWAAADVLAELDVLSEAIGRRVRESR, encoded by the coding sequence ATGCGATGGCCAGCGCACGGAAGCTGGACGTACCCGTGGGTCCCGCGCGGCCGGCAGGGCAACCGCGATGACCGAACACTGCGCGACTACGTCGCTGCTATCCCACCAAGGATCGCAGACCTCGCTTACGACCCCACCGGAGCTACCGCCCGCGCCCACGACGCCGCCTTGATCGAAGTTGCCCGGCTGGAGGCTGGATGGGGCCAATACCTCGTTCCGGTAAGGGAATTCCTGCTGCGCAGCGAGTCGGTCGCCTCCTCGCGCATCGAGCAGGTCGACGCTGGGTGGCGGGCCTTTGGGAAAGCCGCGGCCGGCGGCAAAGCCACCGCGGCCGCCCAGTCCCAGCTTGCCGCCGTTCAGGCCCTCGGCGAACTCGTTGCCTCAGCCGACGCCGGACCGATCGAGCTGCCAGCGATCCTGCACGCCCACCGGCTGCTGATGGCACCGGATCCCTACGCAGAAGAGCCCGGGCTGCTGCGCAGCGTGCAGAACTGGATCGGCGGCAGTGACTTCTCCCCGTTGGGCGCGAGCTTCGTTCCACCGCCACCAGATCAGGTGCCGGCGCTGATGGACGATCTGTTGGCATTCGCGCGCCGCGATGATCTGCCAGTCGTGGCCCAGGCCGCGATCGTGCACGCGCAGTTCGAATCGATTCACCCGTTCGTCGACGGCAATGGCCGTATAGGCCGCGCACTGTTGTCCGCGGTGCTGCGCCGCCGCAGCCTGACTCGGGTGGTCACCGTGCCGGTGGCGTCAGTGATGCTTGCCGATACCGAAAGCTACTTCGCGCGGTTGGGCGATTTCCGTCGCGGTGATGTGGACGCCCTCGTCGACTACGTGGCCAGAGCCGCTGTCTATGCCAGTGCCGCGGCGCAGGAGTCTGCGCGTCGGCTTGCCGATCTACCCGGCCGGTGGCGGGAGGCGGCACGGCCACGCGCCGGGTCGGCCGATGAAACGCTAATCAACGCACTGCTGCAAACGCCGATTCTCAACGCGGATACGGCCCAAAACCTCACGGGCACAACCGATGCCAGTACCTATCGGGCGCTGGGCCGTCTCGTCGATGCGGGAGTTGTCGAGGTATTGTCGGCCGGCTCACGCAACCGGATTTGGGCTGCCGCAGACGTGCTCGCCGAACTCGATGTACTGAGCGAGGCGATCGGGAGGCGAGTGCGTGAGAGTCGTTGA
- a CDS encoding DUF732 domain-containing protein gives MVVVAVGAGVLLSAAAGTAGAWPIPITPEEQGVINRGHAAGWPGDDDGVLMAARQACQALMTGQGTQGATDSLVGMYGADPGVARQLVNIAHGTLCTSARG, from the coding sequence ATGGTGGTCGTCGCGGTCGGTGCCGGTGTGCTGCTCAGTGCCGCCGCCGGAACTGCTGGAGCATGGCCCATTCCGATCACCCCGGAGGAGCAAGGTGTGATCAACCGTGGCCACGCCGCGGGCTGGCCAGGCGACGATGACGGCGTGCTGATGGCCGCTCGCCAGGCGTGTCAAGCACTGATGACAGGGCAGGGCACGCAGGGGGCCACCGATTCGCTCGTCGGCATGTACGGCGCGGACCCGGGCGTCGCCCGCCAGCTCGTGAACATCGCCCACGGGACTCTCTGTACCTCGGCGCGCGGCTAA
- a CDS encoding type II toxin-antitoxin system Phd/YefM family antitoxin, producing MTISASEARQRLFLLLEQVNTDHEPVRITSEAGDAVLMSANDYDSWQETVHLLRSPENARRLMEAVARDKSSSGTTTAG from the coding sequence ATGACCATCAGTGCAAGTGAAGCCCGGCAACGACTCTTTCTGCTCCTCGAACAGGTCAACACCGACCACGAACCTGTCCGCATCACATCAGAGGCTGGAGATGCGGTGCTCATGTCGGCCAACGACTACGACTCGTGGCAAGAAACCGTCCACTTGCTGCGCTCGCCGGAGAATGCCCGCCGGCTCATGGAGGCCGTCGCCCGCGACAAGTCGTCCAGTGGCACCACCACGGCCGGTTGA
- a CDS encoding helix-turn-helix transcriptional regulator, translating to MSRRVLRGFSPERFKALRKATMTLSDLVRASGVTASSFYAWEAGTSSPQVDKLAAAMQALGHPIESVVQTPVDERFPGDWRVLTGLTQPQLAASANISTSNLQRIESGERAPTDEQAEVLAGLVGTDAEQYRAAWLRARKRPPGTPA from the coding sequence GTGAGTCGACGCGTACTGCGCGGCTTCAGCCCGGAACGCTTCAAAGCCCTGCGTAAAGCCACGATGACCCTCTCTGATCTCGTGCGCGCATCCGGAGTCACGGCCTCCTCCTTTTACGCTTGGGAGGCAGGCACTTCCAGCCCACAGGTCGATAAACTTGCCGCTGCGATGCAAGCCCTCGGACATCCGATAGAAAGTGTCGTGCAGACGCCGGTCGACGAACGGTTCCCCGGGGACTGGCGCGTCCTTACCGGACTGACGCAGCCCCAGCTGGCCGCCTCCGCGAATATCTCCACTTCGAACCTGCAGAGAATTGAATCGGGTGAGCGAGCGCCTACCGACGAGCAAGCCGAGGTCCTGGCCGGACTGGTCGGCACTGACGCCGAGCAATACCGTGCAGCCTGGCTTCGGGCGAGAAAACGGCCGCCGGGCACGCCCGCCTAG
- a CDS encoding DEAD/DEAH box helicase has product MATIDSASWPLLHDAVAGLAAVCDYAEAKDAAGFSATDAAIGHYLAEVPISEWTDEHASAARSLLPTYRRQLGDTLTSKIRALPDPAADEVGRARAHVRGLHRAERERQYRKRKSYVHVEDERVRLAFPYDTELVAKAKSIPGRRYDGETRTNTYPLSSLPSVVGFATGAGIDIAPEVLAVARDVALNPQAYRAPNVTLAPDGAEAVRIEADYDAELNQLLRSLNGRSTWLSSERVHQVSISVGAARLLDLFAGKQLTMTDAAREALMVAAEMQRTQPAGTAELAEDGMLAIVPRVPAAAGAVLARLQGLAGSSVSRKQLLPWPIHVEPAEVMALLDELGFVIDADARAALSAEASRQEANLVASAARTSEPVDVDGLGVTLMDHQHAGVRLCLGSRRLIVGDDMGLGKTITSLAAVASDGAFPCVVACKPDLTENWRNEVTRALPGRAVSVAAGLTASELPAGVDVVIIGYAALGAKAEGSRRGNERFVWVDQLTALGPRSLIIDEGHLGKEVTAARSRALAALGADVAARDGLVLNLTGTPLVNRPRELAQQLITLGLLAPKDAEIDSQRHLFGGEWDFLFRYCGPERSAGGYGWTFNGASNTGELHHRLRAWGVLLRRTEDALALPPFVIEELPVADEDMDPAVLAEYRAAEQRASSDLAREALGIADSYGCDVSDARVWSAMAGRAGDHLVRLNSLRQLIGAAKQPAVTKWARDQIASGEKVMIAAHHRDVVNHYARAFGGLKIQGGQSVAAKEADKARFQTRSINVAPAITVSIGAGGVGHTLTAARLGVQAELCWTPGDLRQMAKRIHRIGQQRPVTYVVAVAGGTIDDKMWSMINGKQAVLDAVIDGVEATGGDEEVAAAALLARELAEAGLRLLAGDVDDSVTA; this is encoded by the coding sequence ATGGCGACGATCGACAGCGCATCCTGGCCGCTACTGCACGACGCTGTAGCCGGCTTGGCCGCAGTCTGCGACTACGCCGAAGCCAAGGATGCCGCCGGCTTCTCCGCCACCGACGCCGCTATCGGCCACTATCTCGCCGAGGTGCCCATCAGCGAGTGGACCGACGAGCACGCATCCGCGGCCCGTTCCCTCCTGCCCACATATCGCCGCCAGCTCGGCGACACACTGACAAGCAAAATCCGTGCCTTGCCCGACCCCGCCGCCGACGAGGTCGGGCGCGCCCGGGCCCATGTGCGGGGCCTTCACCGCGCCGAGAGGGAGCGCCAATACCGCAAGCGCAAGAGCTATGTTCACGTCGAGGACGAGCGGGTACGGCTGGCGTTCCCCTACGACACTGAGCTGGTCGCCAAGGCCAAGTCGATTCCCGGCCGCCGCTACGACGGCGAGACTCGCACGAACACGTACCCGTTGTCGTCGTTGCCGTCGGTGGTCGGTTTCGCCACAGGGGCCGGGATCGACATTGCGCCTGAAGTACTCGCCGTCGCGCGCGATGTCGCGCTGAACCCGCAGGCGTATCGTGCGCCGAACGTGACGCTTGCTCCGGATGGTGCGGAGGCGGTCCGGATTGAGGCCGATTACGACGCGGAGCTAAATCAGTTGTTGCGGTCACTCAACGGCCGTTCGACGTGGTTGTCGTCCGAACGTGTTCACCAGGTGTCGATCTCGGTCGGGGCGGCCCGGCTGCTCGATCTGTTCGCCGGCAAGCAGCTCACCATGACCGATGCTGCGCGCGAGGCGTTGATGGTGGCCGCGGAAATGCAGCGCACGCAGCCTGCGGGCACCGCGGAGCTGGCAGAGGATGGGATGCTCGCGATCGTTCCGCGTGTGCCGGCTGCGGCCGGTGCCGTCCTGGCGCGACTTCAGGGTCTGGCTGGTAGCAGTGTTTCCCGAAAGCAGTTGCTGCCCTGGCCGATTCATGTTGAGCCCGCTGAGGTGATGGCGCTCTTGGATGAACTTGGGTTCGTGATCGACGCCGATGCCCGGGCGGCGCTGAGCGCTGAGGCCAGCCGCCAGGAAGCCAATCTCGTGGCCTCCGCCGCGCGCACGAGTGAGCCCGTCGACGTTGACGGTCTGGGGGTGACGCTGATGGATCATCAGCACGCCGGCGTCCGGCTTTGTCTGGGGAGCCGGCGGCTGATCGTCGGCGACGATATGGGTTTGGGTAAGACGATCACGAGCCTGGCTGCGGTGGCGTCCGATGGGGCGTTCCCGTGTGTGGTGGCGTGCAAGCCAGATCTGACTGAGAACTGGCGCAACGAGGTGACCCGGGCGCTGCCGGGGCGTGCGGTGTCGGTGGCTGCAGGATTGACCGCCTCCGAACTACCGGCCGGCGTCGACGTGGTCATCATCGGTTACGCGGCGTTGGGCGCCAAGGCCGAAGGTTCGCGGCGAGGCAATGAGCGGTTCGTGTGGGTGGATCAACTCACTGCGCTGGGCCCGAGGTCGCTGATCATCGACGAGGGGCACCTCGGGAAAGAGGTCACCGCGGCGCGGTCGCGGGCGCTGGCAGCGTTGGGTGCCGACGTTGCGGCGCGCGACGGGCTCGTGTTGAACCTGACTGGCACTCCCCTGGTCAACCGGCCCCGCGAACTCGCCCAGCAGCTCATCACGTTGGGGTTGCTCGCGCCGAAAGATGCCGAGATCGACTCGCAGCGCCATCTTTTCGGCGGCGAATGGGATTTCTTGTTCCGCTACTGCGGGCCCGAGCGCAGCGCTGGTGGCTATGGGTGGACGTTCAATGGGGCCAGCAATACTGGCGAACTGCACCACCGGTTGCGCGCGTGGGGCGTGCTGCTGCGACGCACCGAGGACGCACTTGCGTTGCCGCCGTTCGTCATTGAGGAACTGCCCGTCGCCGATGAGGATATGGACCCAGCGGTGCTGGCCGAGTATCGCGCGGCTGAGCAGAGAGCGTCGTCTGATCTCGCGCGCGAAGCGTTGGGGATTGCTGATTCATATGGCTGCGACGTGAGTGACGCTCGAGTGTGGTCGGCGATGGCGGGCCGCGCCGGGGATCACCTGGTTCGCCTGAACAGCTTGCGGCAGCTGATTGGGGCGGCCAAGCAGCCGGCCGTCACCAAGTGGGCGCGGGATCAGATCGCCAGCGGGGAGAAGGTGATGATTGCTGCGCATCACCGCGACGTCGTCAACCACTACGCGCGAGCGTTCGGTGGCCTGAAGATTCAGGGTGGTCAGTCTGTGGCGGCGAAGGAAGCCGACAAGGCACGGTTTCAGACCAGGTCGATCAATGTGGCTCCGGCTATTACGGTGTCGATCGGGGCTGGCGGTGTTGGGCACACGCTGACCGCCGCTCGGCTTGGCGTGCAGGCCGAGTTGTGTTGGACTCCAGGTGATTTGCGTCAGATGGCGAAGCGGATTCACCGGATCGGTCAGCAGAGGCCGGTGACGTATGTTGTTGCGGTGGCCGGCGGGACGATCGACGACAAGATGTGGTCGATGATCAACGGTAAGCAGGCTGTCCTTGATGCTGTCATCGATGGCGTTGAAGCAACTGGCGGCGACGAAGAGGTGGCGGCCGCGGCGCTGCTGGCGCGTGAGCTCGCCGAGGCCGGGCTTCGGTTGCTCGCTGGTGATGTCGACGATTCTGTGACGGCGTAA
- a CDS encoding PIN domain-containing protein: MAVVARYLIDTSAAARMRHPAVAERLAPLIEAGLVATTAQLDAEALYSARSPVEYEQLWADRRLAYEYLPTDEEHWRAALDAQRQLARQGRHRAVGMADLLISALAVSHGVTVVHYDADFEAAADVLALEHRWVADRGTLS; encoded by the coding sequence GTGGCGGTAGTCGCCCGCTACCTCATCGACACGAGCGCCGCTGCGCGCATGAGACACCCCGCGGTGGCCGAACGCCTGGCGCCACTGATCGAAGCCGGCTTGGTGGCAACAACTGCGCAGCTTGACGCCGAAGCGCTATACAGCGCGCGTAGCCCTGTTGAGTATGAGCAGCTATGGGCTGACCGGCGCTTGGCCTACGAGTACTTGCCGACCGATGAGGAGCATTGGCGCGCCGCTCTCGATGCCCAACGTCAGCTGGCCCGTCAAGGGCGCCACCGAGCGGTGGGGATGGCCGACCTCCTGATCAGTGCACTGGCAGTCAGTCACGGCGTAACCGTCGTGCATTACGACGCTGATTTCGAGGCCGCTGCAGACGTACTCGCACTTGAGCATCGCTGGGTCGCCGACCGCGGCACCCTCTCCTAA
- a CDS encoding DUF2191 domain-containing protein: MTKRLIELDDDLLAAAQNELKTSGVTDTVRLALQQAAATSARARQVAWLQNGGLEHMSSPAQRDEVWR; this comes from the coding sequence ATGACGAAACGGCTCATCGAACTCGACGACGACCTCCTGGCCGCGGCGCAGAATGAGCTCAAGACCAGCGGCGTCACCGACACGGTCCGCCTCGCTCTCCAGCAGGCGGCAGCTACATCGGCCCGCGCCCGCCAGGTGGCGTGGCTACAAAACGGCGGACTGGAGCACATGTCCAGCCCCGCTCAACGGGATGAAGTGTGGCGGTAG
- a CDS encoding type VII secretion target, producing MAGVLRVDPKALRDAARSQTEVATFVSSMAVGESMTSAGAAVSDLHCASGCQAVADVLSAAATAAHEELSSHAGKMSKAADMYERADKEIGDRLRKFVR from the coding sequence ATGGCGGGGGTATTACGGGTGGATCCCAAGGCGCTGCGTGATGCCGCGCGTTCGCAGACCGAGGTGGCCACGTTCGTGTCGTCGATGGCGGTCGGTGAGTCGATGACCAGCGCGGGGGCTGCAGTGTCGGATCTGCACTGTGCGAGCGGGTGCCAAGCCGTTGCCGACGTGCTCTCCGCCGCGGCGACCGCCGCGCATGAGGAATTGTCTTCGCATGCCGGCAAGATGTCGAAGGCCGCCGACATGTACGAGCGGGCCGACAAGGAAATCGGCGACCGGCTGCGTAAGTTCGTTCGATGA
- a CDS encoding alpha/beta hydrolase, whose translation MTVTVPQVEASRPEALTESATALKGKATSLATQIDTQRATTERLRESWHGTASDAAAAKVAPTIERMKQIRDALTRAQAVLQDGGTRLAADRANVVNTVSQLTGQGWQVAADGSVSVRPGGPMDQYAKASPVNEMKVLQLAATNSVAVKTLLGFFDTTDRQLSKDLRTAVAGLDGAPTKLGIGDLPQDKLPYDDGSQIPTGKSPEEVNKWWKSLDKQQQEKLLHDWPDRLGNLNGIPVADRNTANQAVMNQDLNRPAEVAKARGVSVEEVLAHPEQYGMAGEMMNRYNNAVQVKKGLEHNAEQTHAPTFLQVYEPDKFGGAGRAAIAIGNPDDAVNTAVVVPGTSHSVTEGWLSSNDAAEIYRETANADRSKPTSVIAWMGYDAPDSLLDPQVAQTGLAHQGGALLAADVNALSSTHNPQVGPQHITAIGHSYGSTTVADAAAGYGMHIDDAVLVGCPGTDMARSANDFHLNPGGHVYVGSASTDPITGLGGMTQSHLPGTGVTIALGADPSVDGFGSTRFKAEVPGLTINDHSHYYERGTESLFSIGDIASGHGDALEHDGMTAPHRVHLESPFPWLPSADVDPELYRPPTSGHEHK comes from the coding sequence ATGACAGTGACTGTGCCGCAAGTGGAAGCGTCGCGGCCCGAGGCGTTGACCGAATCGGCGACTGCACTGAAGGGCAAGGCCACGAGTTTGGCTACCCAGATCGACACGCAACGCGCGACCACGGAACGGCTGCGCGAGAGTTGGCATGGCACCGCTTCTGATGCCGCGGCCGCCAAGGTGGCGCCGACGATCGAGCGGATGAAACAGATCCGCGACGCTCTCACCCGCGCCCAGGCGGTCCTCCAGGATGGCGGGACGCGACTGGCGGCGGATCGGGCCAACGTGGTCAACACCGTCAGCCAGCTGACCGGGCAGGGGTGGCAGGTCGCTGCCGACGGCAGTGTCTCGGTGCGCCCGGGCGGCCCGATGGATCAGTACGCCAAGGCCAGCCCGGTCAACGAGATGAAAGTGCTCCAGCTCGCCGCCACGAATTCCGTCGCGGTCAAGACCCTGCTGGGGTTCTTCGACACCACCGACCGGCAGCTGTCCAAGGATCTGCGCACCGCGGTGGCCGGCCTTGATGGCGCGCCGACCAAGCTTGGCATCGGTGACCTGCCGCAGGACAAGCTGCCCTATGACGACGGCTCGCAGATCCCGACCGGTAAGAGTCCCGAAGAGGTCAACAAGTGGTGGAAATCGCTCGACAAGCAGCAGCAGGAAAAGCTGCTGCATGACTGGCCCGACCGGCTCGGCAACCTCAACGGCATCCCGGTGGCCGATCGCAACACCGCCAACCAGGCTGTCATGAACCAGGACCTCAACCGGCCCGCCGAGGTCGCCAAGGCCCGCGGCGTCAGCGTGGAGGAGGTGCTGGCGCACCCCGAGCAGTACGGCATGGCCGGCGAGATGATGAACCGCTACAACAACGCGGTCCAGGTCAAAAAGGGGCTAGAGCACAACGCGGAGCAGACGCACGCGCCGACATTCCTTCAGGTCTACGAACCCGACAAATTCGGCGGGGCCGGGCGCGCCGCGATCGCCATCGGCAACCCCGACGACGCGGTCAACACCGCCGTGGTGGTCCCGGGAACCAGCCACAGCGTCACCGAAGGCTGGCTGAGCTCCAACGACGCCGCCGAAATCTATCGCGAGACGGCCAATGCCGACCGCAGCAAACCCACCTCGGTGATCGCGTGGATGGGCTATGACGCGCCAGACAGCCTGCTCGATCCCCAGGTGGCGCAAACCGGGCTGGCCCACCAGGGCGGCGCGCTGCTGGCCGCCGACGTCAACGCGCTCAGCTCCACCCACAACCCCCAGGTGGGCCCCCAGCACATCACGGCGATCGGGCATTCCTACGGATCGACGACGGTCGCTGATGCTGCCGCCGGATACGGCATGCACATCGATGACGCCGTCCTGGTGGGTTGCCCCGGAACGGATATGGCCCGCAGTGCCAATGACTTTCACCTCAACCCCGGCGGTCATGTCTATGTCGGATCGGCGTCGACGGACCCGATCACCGGACTGGGCGGCATGACGCAATCGCACCTTCCCGGCACGGGCGTGACGATCGCGCTCGGGGCCGATCCGTCCGTGGACGGGTTCGGGTCGACGAGGTTCAAAGCCGAGGTGCCGGGCCTGACCATCAATGATCACAGCCACTACTACGAGCGTGGTACCGAATCACTGTTCAGCATTGGGGATATCGCCTCCGGACACGGTGACGCGTTGGAGCATGACGGCATGACCGCACCGCACCGGGTGCATCTGGAGTCGCCCTTCCCGTGGCTGCCGTCGGCTGATGTCGACCCTGAGTTGTACCGGCCACCGACGAGCGGGCATGAGCACAAATGA